A part of Rhinatrema bivittatum chromosome 16, aRhiBiv1.1, whole genome shotgun sequence genomic DNA contains:
- the LOC115077800 gene encoding olfactory receptor 6M1-like codes for MGNLTIIALTCLDPRLHTPMYFLLSNLSFLDISSTSVTLPKLLDIFLRHSKYISINGCLTQMYLFMALASVEFFLLAAMAYDRYVAICHPLRYVVIMNQKLCLLITTGCWIFGFLDPVATTVLISHFSYCRSNEINHFFCDPTALLTLSCSKTQTVEDMTYIVGAFVALPCFITTLTSYVYIITSILRIHSTEGRHKAFSTCSSHLTVVILFYGTLICLYVRPASMQSLELNKPFALLYIVLIPMLNPMIYSLKNREVKGALKNFFNRKLNC; via the coding sequence ATGGGGAACCTCACTATTATAGCCCTGACGTGCCTGGACCCTCGCCTGCACACACCCATGTACTTTTTGCTCTCTAACTTGTCCTTTCTTGATATCTCTTCCACTTCAGTCACCCTCCCCAAACTGCTGGATATCTTTTTAAGGCACAGTAAGTACATTTCAATAAATGGGTGCCTGacacagatgtatttatttatggccTTGGCTTCTGTAGAATTTTTCCTTCTTGCAGCCATGGCTTATGACCGCTATGTGGCGATATGTCACCCCCTACGTTATGTTGTGATAATGAATCAGAAACTCTGTTTACTAATAACCACTGGGTGCTGGATCTTTGGGTTTTTGGATCCGGTGGCAACCACTGTCCTTATATCACACTTCTCTTATTGTAGATCAAATGagattaaccatttcttctgtgatccCACAGCCCTGCTAACATTGTCTTGCAGCAAAACACAGACTGTTGAAGACATGACCTACATTGTAGGTGCTTTTGTAGCACTTCCCTGCTTTATCACAACACTGACATCTTATGTCTACATCATCACCAGCATCCTGAGGATCCATTCCACGGAGGGGAGACacaaagccttctccacctgctcctcccacctcacggtTGTTATTCTGTTCTATGGGACTCTGATATGTTTGTATGTGAGACCAGCATCCATGCAGTCACTGGAGCTAAATAAACCTTTTGCTTTGCTGTATATTGTTTTAATTCCCATGCTTAACCCAATGATTTATAGCCTAAAAAATAGAGAGGTAAAAGGAGCtctaaaaaacttttttaatagGAAACTGAATTGCTAA